Genomic window (Candidatus Microthrix parvicella Bio17-1):
CACGCCCCACCACCACACGCCCCACCACCACACGCCCCACCACCACACGCCCCACCACCACACGCCCCACAACCACACGCCCCACAACAACCACCACCGCGCCTCCGGCCGCCGACTCCACCTACTCGATGGCGAACTGCGCCCCCGGCCTGACCCTTGCCGAGGCGCTGTCGGACTACCAGGGCAACGTCGTCGTCCGGCCGGAGGACGTTCCTGGGATCCAGGTCGAACCACAGCTCGTTGGCTGCTCCACCGCCGACGACGGCATGACCAACGCCATCGGTCTCATTCGGCTGGTTCCGCCCGATCCGATCAGCGCGCCGCCAGTGGTCATCGTGGCCCCCGGATTCTGTCTGAACAACAACCCGGAGGACATGCGAGCCCCGATCGAGAACCTGCTCGCCGAGGGCCGCACGGTCGTCATTGCGTATTACGCCCTTCGGAACTTCTACGAACCGCCGGGCGGCGTGTTCATCCCCGGCACCATGAACGATTCGGTTCCTGGAGTGGCGCCGGCGTTACGAACCTCAGCGCTCAGCCTGGCGACCCTCCTCAACGCCGTCTCCCAAACCGACGCCGACTACAGCCTGATCGGGTCCAGCTGCGGCTCGTTGATCACGCTGAATGCGTTGGCTGCAGGCACGGTCGGCCAGCTTCCAACGGTCGCACTGCTGATCAACGGAGGCTCCCAGCTGGCCGGCATCTCCTGGAACCCACCGACCGGGCTCGGCGGACGACTCCGGGTGATCGCCGGAGGCAACGACTGGGTGTTGCCCGCCACCGCCACCGCCGATGTCGACGCCGGGCACCCGTTCGTCACGGCCGACGCAACCACCGGCCCCGACCCGCGGCGCCAGGACGCGCGAGGCCGGGTGGTCGGCAACACACAGGATGTCTGCGGCGTACTGAACATTCAGGAATGCACAATCGACCCGACGCTCAGCCACCAGATACCTCCAGAGACGGTCGCCGCCATCATGAGGGGCGCCGGACTCTTGAACCAGCAGGGTTAAGCGGGTTCGAGGCCCAGCATCGGGGCCAGGAATGCGCCGGTGTAGCTCCCGGGCACCTTGGCCACCTGTTCGGGAGTGCCCTCGGCCACCAGCGTGCCGCCGCCGTCACCACCCTCGGGACCCAGGTCGATCAGCCAGTCGGCCGACTTGATCACATCCAGGTTGTGCTCGATCACGACGACCGAGTTTCCGGATTCAACGAGGCGCTTCAGCACGATCAGCAGGCGGCGGGTGTCCTCGAAGTGCAACCCGGTGGTTGGTTCGTCCAGCAGGTACACCGTGTTGCCGGTGGAGCGTTTGGCCAACTCCGAGGCCAGCTTCACCCGCTGGGCCTCACCACCAGACAGTGTGGTGGCGGGCTGCCCAAGGCGAACGTAACCCAGGCCGACGTCCACCAGCGTCTCCAGATGGCGGGCGATCACCGGCTGGGCCTTGAAGAACTCCAGCGCCTCGTCGATGGGCAGGTTCAGCACCTCGGCGATGTTCTTGCCCTTGTAACGCACCTCGAGGGTGTCGCGGTTGTAACGGGCACCGCCGCACACCTCGCACGGCACGTAGACGTCGGGGAGGAAGTGCATCTCGATCTTCAAGGTGCCGTCGCCCGAACAGGCCTCGCAGCGGCCACCCTTGACGTTGAAGCTGAAGCGACCCGGCAGGTAGCCGCGCACCTTCGCCTCGGGGGTTCGGGCGAAAAGCTTACGGATGTGGTCGAACACCCCCGAATAGGTGGCCGGGTTGGACCGGGGGGTGCGCCCGATGGGCGACTGATCGATGTCAATCACCTTGTCGACGTGTTGCAGGCCCTCCACCTTTCGGTGGTGCCCCGGCGCCACCTTGGAGCCGTAGACGTGTTGCATCAACGAACGCATGAGGATGTCGTTGATCAGGCTGGATTTACCTGAGCCGGACACCCCGGTGATGCACACGAACGAGCTCAGGGGAATGCCGATGGTGAGGTTCTTCAGGTTGTGCTCGCGGGCGCCGACGATGCGCAGCCAACGGTCGCCGGGGGCTCGGCGCCGATCCGGCACCTCGATCATCATGTTGCCGGACAGGTACTGGCCGGTGAGACTCTTCTTGGACTTGAGGAGGCCCTTGACGGCACCGGCGTACACCACTTCGCCGCCGTGCTCCCCAGCGCCCGGGCCCACATCGACCACGTAGTCGGCCGCTCGGATCGTGTCCTCGTCGTGCTCGACCACGATCACCGAGTTGCCCAGGCCCCGAAGCCGTTCCAGCGTCTCGATCAACCGATGGTTGTCGCGCTGATGCAAGCCGATCGACGGTTCGTCCAGCACGTACAGCACACCGACCAGGCCGGAACCGATTTGGCTGGCGAGGCGGATGCGCTGGGCCTCGCCCCCGGACAGCGTGGCCGCCCCCCGGTGCAGGTTGAGGTAGTCGAGGCCGACGTCCACCAGGAAGCGAAGGCGCGCGTTGATCTCCTTGAGCACACGTTCGGCGATCAGCAGTTGCCGGTCGTCCAGCTTCATCACCGACAGGCGATCGGCTGCGTCCGAGATCGACATCGACGACAGGTCGTGCACGTTCAGGCCGTCCAGCGTGACCGCCAGCGCCAGCGGGTTCAGCCGGGCACCGTCACAGTGCGGGCAGGCAACCTGGCGCATGTAACTCTCGGCCTGCTCCCGCGCCCAGTCGCTGTCCGCCTCGCCGTGTCGCCGCCGCAAATACGGGATGGCCCCTTCGAAGTTCGCCTGGTAGCTGCGAGTGCGCCCATAACGGTTCTTGAACTGCACCTGCACCTTCTTGGTGGTGCCGTGCAACAGCGTTTTGCGAGCCTTGGCGGGCAGATCCTCCCACGGCGTGTTCAGGTCGATGTCGCGCTCCTCGCCCACCGCTTCCAACAACCGGTGGAAGAACTTGGCGTGTCCGGATGCCCACGGGGAGATCGCTCCCTGGGCCACCGTCAGCTCGGGGTCGGGCACCACCAGGTCGGCATCCACCTCAAACACCGTGCCCAACCCGTCACAGTGCTCGCACGCGCCGTAGGGCGAGTTGAACGAGAAGTTGCGCGGCGAGAGTTCCTCGAAGCTCTTGCCGTCGGAGGGACGCGACAGCTTCTCGGAGAACGTCAGCGTTTCCGGTTTGCCGTCCTTGGGCACCAGTTCGACCATGGCCAGGCCCTCGGCAAGCCGCAACGCGGTCTCCATCGAGTCGGTGAGGCGACGCTCGATGCCGTCGCGCAACACCAGACGGTCGACAACGACGTCGATGTGGTGGATCTCGTAGCGAGCCAGGCCGTTGTCAACGCCCAACGCCACCAGGTCGGCCAGTTCCTTGACCTCGCCGTCCACCCGCACCCGGACGAAGCCCTCCTTGGACAGATCGGCGAAGAGCTGTTCGTAGGTGCCCTTGCGTCCCCGAACCACCGGCGCAAGCACCTGGAATCGGGCTCCCTCCTCCAAGGTCAGGACCCGGTCGACGATCTGCTGGGGCGTCTGGCGCACCAGTTCCTCGCCGGTCTCAGGGTCGTGCGGCACGCCCACGCGGGCAAACAGCAGCCGCAGGTAGTCGTAGACCTCGGTGACCGTGCCCACGGTGGAGCGCGGGTTGCGTGACGCCGACTTCTGATCGATCGAGATCGCCGGCGACAGGCCCTCGATGAAGTCGACGTCGGGCTTGTCCATCTGGCCGAGGAACTGGCGGGCGTAGGCCGACAGCGACTCGACGTAGCGGCGCTGACCCTCGGCGTAGATCGTGTCGAATGCCAAAGACGACTTGCCCGAGCCCGACAGTCCGGTGAAGACCACCAGCTTGTCGCGGGGCAACTCCAGGTCGACATTGTGCAGGTTGTGTTCCCGGGCGCCTCGAATGCGAATGGTGTCTGCCACGAGGCTGCACACTACTACCGCCACCCAGTCGGGGAACACCTGTTCGCAACCGGTTGGGGTTCCATCCGGCGCGATGGCACCACCCGCCCCTACTTCTCAGCCCTACCATGGCCCACATGGACTTCGACCATTCCGAACGTGCCCACATCGTCATGGAGCAGGTGGAGCGCTTCATCCGCGAACGCGTGGTCCCCAACGAGGCCACCTATCAGGAACAACTGACGGGAAGTCCCGACTGGACCCGGTGGCGCGTGCCACCGATCGTCGAACAACTCAAGGGGCAGGCAAAGGAGTTGGGACTGTGGAACCTGTTCCTCCCAGACGAGACCCACGGTGCCGGGCTGAACAACCGTGACTACGCCCCCGTCGCCGAGTTGACCGGCCGCAGCTTTCTCGCTCCGGAGGTGTTCAACTGCGCCGCACCCGACACCGGCAACGCGGAGGTGCTGGTGCAGTATGGATCGGAGCTTCAGAAAGAACAGTGGCTGCTGCCGCTGCTGGACGGCGAGATCCGCTCGGGCTTCTCCATGACCGAGCCGGCGGTCGCCTCCAGCGACGCCACCAACATGGCGGCGACCGCCGAGGTGGAGGGCGACGAGGTGGTGCTCAACGGCCAAAAGTGGTGGACGAGCGGCGCCGGCGACCCCCGGTGCGCATTCCTGATCTTCATGGGGGTCACCGACCGGTCGGCCGACCGACATCGTCGACACTCGATGGTGCTGGTGCCCATGGACGCCCCAGGGGTGAAAATCCTTCGGATGCTGCCGGTGTTTGGCCAACTGGGCGAGCCGCACGGCCACGCCGAGATCCTCTTCGACAACGTCCGGCTGCCGGCCGAGGCGATCATCGCCGGTCCGGGGCGTGGTTTCGAGATTGCCCAGGGTCGGTTGGGTCCAGGCCGCATCCATCACTGCATGAGGGCGATCGGAGCGGCGGAACGAGCGCTCGAGCGGCTCTGCGAGCGGGCCGTTGCCCGCGTGGCCTTTGGCAAGCCCCTGATGAACCTGGGGGGCAACCGGGACATCATCGCCAACTGCCGAATGGCCATCGACCAGGCTCGGCTGCTGACCATGAAGGCCGCCTGGGAGCTGGACACCCAGGGCACCTTCGGCGCCCTGGTGAGCATTTCGGCCATCAAGGTGGTGGCCCCCAACGTCCTGCAACAGGTGGTCGATGCGGCCATCCAGATCCATGGCGGCGAGGGCGTGGCAGACCCCGAACTCAGCTACCTGATGGGTATGGCCCGGGCGCTCCGCCTGGCCGACGGTCCCGACGAGGTGCACCGCGCCATGGTGGCCCGCCTCGAGCTGGGCAAGTACTCCTAACCGGTCCTCGGCGATACTGGTGCCATGTCCAGCACCACCGGCCGGTTGTTCCGCGTCACCACCTTCGGCGAGTCACACGGCGTGGGTGTCGGCTGCATCGTCGACGGGTGCCCGCCGCGGCTGGAGTTGGACCTGGCGGCGATCCAGGCCGACCTCGACCGGCGCCGGCCGGGGCAGAGCCGCCTGGTGACCCAACGCCAGGAGGCCGACGAGGTTGAGATCCTGTCGGGCGTGGCGATGCCCGGGCCCGAGGACGGTGCCGACCGACCTCCCGTCACGCTGGGCACACCGATCGCCATGCTGGTGCGCAACGCCGACCAGCGGCCCGGCGCATACGGACACCTTTCCGACGTGTACCGGCCCAGCCACGCCGACTACACCTACGACGCCAAGTACGGGGTTCAGGCGGCCTCCGGCGGCGGTCGGGCCTCGGCTCGCGAGACGGTCGGCAGGGTGGCCGCCGCCGCACTCGCCCGCCAACTGTTGGCGCAGGCGGCCGATATCGAGGTACTGGGCTGGGTCAGCAGCGTGGGCGACATCGAAGCCGTTGTCGATCCGGAGTCGGTGACGCTCGCCTCGGTCGAGGCCGGTCCAACCCGCTGTCCCGACCCCGACGCCGCACGACGCATCGAGACGGCGATCGATCAGGCCCGCCGCGCCGGCGACAGCCTGGGCGGCGTGGTCACCTGCGTCGCCCGCCGCGTACCGGCCGGGTTGGGAGATCCGGTGTTCGACAAGTTGGATGCCACGCTGGCGACCGCGT
Coding sequences:
- the aroC gene encoding chorismate synthase, whose amino-acid sequence is MSSTTGRLFRVTTFGESHGVGVGCIVDGCPPRLELDLAAIQADLDRRRPGQSRLVTQRQEADEVEILSGVAMPGPEDGADRPPVTLGTPIAMLVRNADQRPGAYGHLSDVYRPSHADYTYDAKYGVQAASGGGRASARETVGRVAAAALARQLLAQAADIEVLGWVSSVGDIEAVVDPESVTLASVEAGPTRCPDPDAARRIETAIDQARRAGDSLGGVVTCVARRVPAGLGDPVFDKLDATLATACMSLPAAKGFEVGSGFGGTAMTGSSHNDPFVPGAHGRPDVTANRSGGIQGGISNGAPVICRVAFKPTATIGSEQDTVNRGNEAVKLAAKGRHDPCVLPRAVPLVEAAMLLCLADAWLAQRAVDVL
- the uvrA gene encoding excinuclease ABC subunit UvrA gives rise to the protein MADTIRIRGAREHNLHNVDLELPRDKLVVFTGLSGSGKSSLAFDTIYAEGQRRYVESLSAYARQFLGQMDKPDVDFIEGLSPAISIDQKSASRNPRSTVGTVTEVYDYLRLLFARVGVPHDPETGEELVRQTPQQIVDRVLTLEEGARFQVLAPVVRGRKGTYEQLFADLSKEGFVRVRVDGEVKELADLVALGVDNGLARYEIHHIDVVVDRLVLRDGIERRLTDSMETALRLAEGLAMVELVPKDGKPETLTFSEKLSRPSDGKSFEELSPRNFSFNSPYGACEHCDGLGTVFEVDADLVVPDPELTVAQGAISPWASGHAKFFHRLLEAVGEERDIDLNTPWEDLPAKARKTLLHGTTKKVQVQFKNRYGRTRSYQANFEGAIPYLRRRHGEADSDWAREQAESYMRQVACPHCDGARLNPLALAVTLDGLNVHDLSSMSISDAADRLSVMKLDDRQLLIAERVLKEINARLRFLVDVGLDYLNLHRGAATLSGGEAQRIRLASQIGSGLVGVLYVLDEPSIGLHQRDNHRLIETLERLRGLGNSVIVVEHDEDTIRAADYVVDVGPGAGEHGGEVVYAGAVKGLLKSKKSLTGQYLSGNMMIEVPDRRRAPGDRWLRIVGAREHNLKNLTIGIPLSSFVCITGVSGSGKSSLINDILMRSLMQHVYGSKVAPGHHRKVEGLQHVDKVIDIDQSPIGRTPRSNPATYSGVFDHIRKLFARTPEAKVRGYLPGRFSFNVKGGRCEACSGDGTLKIEMHFLPDVYVPCEVCGGARYNRDTLEVRYKGKNIAEVLNLPIDEALEFFKAQPVIARHLETLVDVGLGYVRLGQPATTLSGGEAQRVKLASELAKRSTGNTVYLLDEPTTGLHFEDTRRLLIVLKRLVESGNSVVVIEHNLDVIKSADWLIDLGPEGGDGGGTLVAEGTPEQVAKVPGSYTGAFLAPMLGLEPA
- a CDS encoding acyl-CoA dehydrogenase family protein, yielding MDFDHSERAHIVMEQVERFIRERVVPNEATYQEQLTGSPDWTRWRVPPIVEQLKGQAKELGLWNLFLPDETHGAGLNNRDYAPVAELTGRSFLAPEVFNCAAPDTGNAEVLVQYGSELQKEQWLLPLLDGEIRSGFSMTEPAVASSDATNMAATAEVEGDEVVLNGQKWWTSGAGDPRCAFLIFMGVTDRSADRHRRHSMVLVPMDAPGVKILRMLPVFGQLGEPHGHAEILFDNVRLPAEAIIAGPGRGFEIAQGRLGPGRIHHCMRAIGAAERALERLCERAVARVAFGKPLMNLGGNRDIIANCRMAIDQARLLTMKAAWELDTQGTFGALVSISAIKVVAPNVLQQVVDAAIQIHGGEGVADPELSYLMGMARALRLADGPDEVHRAMVARLELGKYS